The Bryobacteraceae bacterium genome includes a window with the following:
- the galM gene encoding aldose 1-epimerase encodes MLKFTRREALRAAVPAAALLTACKSTDRGVKGSVTQQEFGKMPNGESVQLFTLKNKNGVEISITNYGGIIVTLKTFDGKGLLADVALGFDTLERYLQPHPYFGAIIGRYGNRIGKARFTLDGVTYTLAKNNGENSLHGGNEGFDKKLWKARAEQGDAAQTLVLEYASPDGEEGYPGTLRTEVRYTLADDDSLRIDYRATTDKKTVVNLTNHTYFNLAGQGNGDILNHEIEIRASRFTPVDAGLIPTGELRSVEGTPFDFRKPHRIGERIDADDEQIRLGGGYDHNFVLDREGGGLSLAARVVEPSTGRALEVWTTEPGMQFYTGNFLDGTITGKGGKVYPRRSGFCLETQHFPDSPNQPAFPSTVLEPGQEYRSATVWKFMAVAPRK; translated from the coding sequence ATGTTGAAGTTCACCCGCCGCGAGGCGCTGCGGGCGGCTGTGCCGGCTGCCGCGCTGCTGACGGCATGCAAATCCACTGACCGAGGAGTGAAAGGATCCGTGACACAGCAGGAATTCGGCAAGATGCCCAACGGCGAGAGCGTGCAGCTTTTCACGCTGAAGAATAAAAACGGGGTCGAGATTTCGATCACGAACTACGGCGGCATCATCGTGACGCTGAAGACGTTCGACGGCAAAGGGCTGCTGGCCGACGTCGCGCTCGGCTTCGACACGCTGGAGCGGTATCTGCAGCCGCATCCGTATTTCGGGGCGATCATCGGCCGCTACGGGAACCGGATCGGCAAGGCGCGCTTCACGCTGGACGGCGTGACGTACACGCTGGCGAAGAACAACGGCGAAAACTCGCTGCACGGCGGCAACGAAGGGTTCGACAAGAAGTTGTGGAAGGCGCGCGCCGAGCAGGGCGATGCCGCGCAGACGCTGGTGCTCGAGTATGCAAGCCCGGATGGAGAAGAAGGCTATCCGGGCACGCTGCGCACGGAGGTGCGTTACACGCTCGCCGACGACGACAGCCTGCGGATCGATTACCGCGCCACGACGGACAAGAAGACGGTGGTCAATCTGACGAATCACACGTATTTCAATCTGGCGGGGCAGGGAAACGGCGACATCCTGAATCACGAAATCGAAATCCGGGCCAGCCGTTTCACGCCCGTGGACGCGGGGCTGATTCCGACGGGCGAACTGCGGAGCGTCGAGGGAACGCCTTTTGATTTCCGCAAGCCGCACCGGATCGGGGAGCGGATCGATGCCGACGACGAGCAGATCCGGCTGGGCGGCGGCTACGATCACAATTTCGTGCTGGACCGAGAGGGCGGCGGGCTGTCGCTGGCGGCGCGCGTGGTGGAGCCGTCGACCGGACGCGCGCTGGAAGTGTGGACGACGGAGCCCGGCATGCAGTTCTATACCGGGAATTTCCTGGACGGCACGATCACGGGCAAGGGCGGGAAGGTGTATCCGCGGCGGTCGGGCTTCTGCCTGGAGACGCAGCATTTCCCCGATTCGCCAAATCAGCCGGCGTTTCCCTCGACTGTGCTCGAGCCGGGACAGGAGTACCGTTCCGCCACGGTGTGGAAGTTCATGGCCGTGGCGCCCCGGAAATAG